Genomic DNA from Deltaproteobacteria bacterium:
GCGCCGAAGAGCGCGGCTTGCACCGCTTCACGAACGAACCCGAGCGGACGGCTGATTAACGTAGCGAGCAGAATTGGCAGCCCTTTACGGGCGAGGCTCGAACGAGAAGAGACCGTCGAAGTCGGAGCAGAGGGAGAAGCGGAAGATGGCTGAGGCACGCGGGGAATGTAACAGGCGAGAGGGAAGGAGTCAGCCGGTGGGGTGCATGGCGCGGCTCGGATCGGACACCGTGATCGCTGCCGCCATGCTGAGCGCCCCGCGCTCTGGACGACTCAGAATACGGTGCTATCGTACCTCGGTGCCGAGCGCAGCGCCTCCTCGTGTGGTGATTGACACGAACGTGCTCTTTGCAGGGCTTACCAAACAAGGAGGGGCAGCCGGGCTGATTATCGATGCCTGGCGTGCTGGCTTACTACGGATGTATGTGTCGAACGCGCTTGCCTATGAATATGCGGACGTCCTGTCCCGGAAGCTCTCAGCAGCCCGCTGGCAACGGATCAAATCCGTGCTGGGAGCGCTGCTGATGCAGGCGGAGTTCGCGCCTATCTACTCCTCCTGGCGACCGAGTTCCCCTGACCCAGGCGATGACCACGTCATTGACTGCGCGACGAATGCGGGAGCTACGGTTATCTCAAGCAATGTACGGGATTTTCAACTGGCAAAGCGTACGTTGGGGTTACAGGTGATGACCCCTGTGGAGTTTATCCCT
This window encodes:
- a CDS encoding putative toxin-antitoxin system toxin component, PIN family, whose protein sequence is MLSAPRSGRLRIRCYRTSVPSAAPPRVVIDTNVLFAGLTKQGGAAGLIIDAWRAGLLRMYVSNALAYEYADVLSRKLSAARWQRIKSVLGALLMQAEFAPIYSSWRPSSPDPGDDHVIDCATNAGATVISSNVRDFQLAKRTLGLQVMTPVEFIPQLTA